One Vibrio pomeroyi genomic region harbors:
- a CDS encoding endonuclease I family protein: MKMRLNLSVLLISTALSPVALANTTYPNGYYLEAEGLRENALKDMLGVIAARGQKQLSYNQVWSALKDTNEDPNNSNNVILYYSGRSQSKGFTSSGNNDKNAWNREHLWPKSFGFKRKDQWGYTDIHHLQPTDAEINSIRSNKDFDFGGAPLKKSPLNKTDYDSFEPRDAVKGDTARSLFYMAVRYEGNNAKMPDLYLVDDVSSTSGQPKVGKLCTLLQWHNADPVDDWERNRHEKAVKWQGNRNPFIDNPNWVNDIYSSRCNG; this comes from the coding sequence ATGAAAATGCGTTTAAATCTCAGCGTTCTGCTGATTTCAACCGCTCTTAGTCCAGTTGCGCTTGCCAATACTACATACCCTAATGGTTACTATCTAGAAGCTGAAGGACTGAGAGAAAATGCGTTAAAAGACATGCTTGGTGTGATTGCTGCTCGCGGGCAAAAGCAATTATCGTATAACCAAGTTTGGTCTGCATTGAAAGACACGAATGAAGATCCGAATAATTCGAATAACGTTATTCTGTATTACAGCGGTCGCTCACAATCTAAAGGTTTTACCTCGTCGGGTAACAACGACAAAAATGCTTGGAACCGTGAACATCTTTGGCCTAAATCTTTTGGTTTTAAGCGTAAAGACCAATGGGGCTATACCGATATCCATCACCTGCAGCCAACCGATGCAGAGATTAACTCAATTCGTTCAAACAAGGACTTTGATTTTGGCGGGGCGCCACTGAAAAAGTCTCCGCTTAATAAAACGGATTACGATAGTTTTGAACCTAGAGATGCCGTAAAAGGTGATACAGCTCGTTCGCTTTTCTATATGGCTGTACGCTATGAAGGAAATAACGCGAAAATGCCTGACTTGTATCTGGTTGATGATGTGTCGAGTACGTCAGGTCAACCTAAGGTTGGAAAGCTATGCACCCTACTTCAATGGCATAACGCGGATCCAGTGGATGATTGGGAACGTAACCGCCACGAAAAAGCCGTTAAGTGGCAAGGCAACCGAAACCCCTTCATTGATAACCCAAATTGGGTGAACGACATCTATAGCAGTAGATGTAACGGGTGA
- a CDS encoding DUF3147 family protein, producing the protein MWWIVFKYLTTAAIVVLISEVAKRNDKLGALVAALPTVTILALIWMYIEGQGSDKLSNHAFYTFWFVVPTLPMFLLFPYLLSKYSFWATLLLSCLISIVCFGVVNTLAKHFGINLL; encoded by the coding sequence ATGTGGTGGATTGTTTTCAAGTATTTAACGACGGCTGCAATTGTTGTTCTTATCTCTGAAGTCGCCAAGCGTAACGACAAGCTCGGGGCTTTGGTCGCAGCCTTACCAACAGTCACCATTCTCGCGTTGATATGGATGTATATCGAAGGCCAAGGTTCCGACAAACTATCAAACCATGCCTTCTATACGTTCTGGTTTGTGGTGCCAACACTTCCAATGTTCCTGCTGTTTCCCTATTTACTGAGCAAATATTCCTTTTGGGCGACGTTATTGCTCAGTTGTCTTATATCGATTGTCTGTTTTGGTGTCGTAAATACGCTGGCAAAACATTTTGGAATTAATCTCTTATAG
- a CDS encoding lipocalin-like domain-containing protein: MNIDMKSKLIKLSVLSLSLLSLWGCEKGDPKSAQNMGSILGGNNEQNDQFTPVVKGVDINFPSDHQAHPSFRHEWWYLTANLIDEDGNELGVQWTQFRFAAAREDNAEQSKLTVWQSQQIYMAHSAVTTEDKHYADEKWSRDQAELAGVDASPFRVYLDDWQWNSSSNDLFPATLNANSEQFGYSLTLTSDTPYQKQGEQGYSTKSSDGKVASYYYSQPFIDVSGNVTIDGVTHQVSGKGWIDREWSSQFLLDSQQGWDWFALRLNDYTSLVVFQLRNSTTGEASYASARLMKQDGSGIAISQQDITLTAVKQTEIDGRDYPTEWQVSIPSQQIELTVSALNPKAKMPLSVPYWEGPISIEGTHSGTGYMELTGY; the protein is encoded by the coding sequence ATGAACATTGATATGAAGAGTAAGCTAATCAAACTGTCTGTTCTCTCACTTAGCCTACTTTCTCTATGGGGTTGTGAAAAAGGCGATCCAAAATCAGCTCAAAACATGGGTTCAATACTTGGAGGTAACAATGAGCAAAATGATCAATTCACTCCCGTAGTCAAAGGCGTAGACATCAATTTCCCTTCAGACCACCAAGCGCACCCGAGCTTTCGCCATGAATGGTGGTATTTAACCGCCAACCTCATCGATGAAGATGGCAATGAACTGGGTGTGCAATGGACACAATTCCGCTTTGCCGCAGCTCGAGAAGATAACGCCGAACAAAGCAAGCTAACCGTATGGCAAAGCCAACAGATCTATATGGCGCATAGTGCTGTCACCACCGAAGACAAACATTATGCCGATGAAAAATGGTCGCGCGATCAAGCAGAATTGGCGGGAGTTGATGCTTCACCATTTCGAGTCTATCTTGATGACTGGCAGTGGAACTCATCAAGCAATGACCTATTCCCTGCCACGTTGAACGCAAACTCAGAACAGTTTGGCTACTCGTTGACACTCACCAGCGACACTCCCTATCAAAAACAGGGTGAACAAGGCTACAGCACCAAAAGTAGCGACGGAAAAGTGGCTTCCTATTACTACAGCCAACCATTTATCGATGTATCGGGTAACGTGACGATTGATGGCGTGACCCATCAGGTTTCTGGAAAAGGCTGGATAGATAGGGAGTGGAGCTCGCAGTTCTTACTCGACTCACAACAAGGCTGGGATTGGTTTGCACTCAGGCTCAATGATTACACTAGCTTAGTCGTGTTCCAACTACGAAATTCAACAACAGGTGAAGCCAGCTATGCTAGCGCAAGGTTAATGAAGCAAGATGGTTCTGGCATTGCCATTTCACAACAAGACATCACCTTAACCGCCGTCAAGCAAACAGAAATCGACGGACGCGATTACCCAACAGAGTGGCAGGTTTCAATTCCAAGCCAGCAAATAGAGCTGACAGTCTCGGCACTCAATCCCAAAGCAAAAATGCCCCTATCGGTTCCCTATTGGGAAGGGCCTATCTCAATTGAAGGAACACACTCAGGCACGGGGTATATGGAGCTGACGGGGTATTAG
- a CDS encoding ABC transporter permease, with protein sequence MLKAKRTPESNCLKIAHTKLTLNLFAAHYRQSPLQAAAILIGIVLAVTLFVAVQAINLNAKRSYAESTEQLSAQARNLIIPPAGQNYLPESLYFKLRQNGLSAILPVIEGRVRDEQGRRWSVQGSELISALTSRTRYSEENEQTNQNQQNISLFDNALPLPQLLAGKPIVMMSQSQHQSLGKVETLILDEVVTKVVVLPNEWQLGSRMLMDIGFAQQLLNKQGQLSYIAVFDAENHAQDKWQDLIAEQGQWITNNQSTDLGSITDSFHLNLTAMSLLAFLVGLFIAYNGVKYSLLKRNRLLVQIQQAGVAPSIVFSALLIELTVLVTLGASLGFILGIQLSHWLHPTVAITLEQLYGATLLPGTWQWSWLAQALLLTLAATLVACWQHFKQRVRQPLSSHGGFYQAPENSNENQLFVIGLALTVIALVGLWLSEHHRFTMAWLGVLVVSIPLYLPKTLSVLANWSEQRTQSGLMQYLFAELRELISPLSLAMMALLLAVTANMGMNTLVGSFESTLKQWLEQRLHADIYVSPAQGEIANVERALEQFENVETVYKQYYVDDNLQGLPTLLGTKDKDTLEQTLVFQSQLDNFWERFYRGELVAISEPTAVKLGLSLNSEFKLDSIPDKSLVVGAVFHDYGSPNGEVLLAPSLWLESGFTDLPTSLGIKVSGDQQQVYEQLRQQLNLHPSQLYDQAQIKSLALDIFSQTFAITRALNGVTLMVAVIGLFCACFMLLDARKAAIARLYALGVSRKKLMAMVLGQIGVLVAFTLVIAIPLGAMVGYVLTDIVTLRAFGWSLNYQWNWSDALSISFITIIVAVIATLIPLWRLVSKPVVSSLQSEVL encoded by the coding sequence ATGTTGAAAGCTAAGCGGACACCCGAATCAAATTGTCTCAAAATCGCTCACACAAAACTTACGCTGAACCTATTCGCTGCGCATTATCGCCAATCCCCTTTGCAAGCTGCAGCGATCTTGATTGGTATCGTATTGGCGGTCACCCTGTTTGTCGCCGTGCAAGCCATCAACCTTAATGCCAAACGCAGCTATGCAGAATCCACCGAGCAACTTAGCGCTCAAGCAAGAAACCTTATTATCCCACCAGCGGGGCAAAACTATTTGCCAGAATCGCTCTACTTCAAGCTAAGACAAAACGGATTAAGCGCGATACTGCCTGTGATTGAAGGGCGAGTGAGAGACGAACAAGGTCGTCGTTGGTCGGTACAAGGTAGTGAGCTAATCTCTGCTCTCACCTCAAGAACTCGCTACTCCGAAGAGAACGAACAAACAAATCAGAACCAACAAAATATATCCCTGTTCGATAATGCCCTTCCCCTACCTCAACTACTGGCGGGCAAGCCCATAGTGATGATGAGCCAGTCGCAACACCAAAGCTTGGGCAAAGTAGAAACACTCATTCTCGATGAAGTCGTCACAAAAGTTGTGGTGCTGCCCAATGAATGGCAACTGGGCAGCCGAATGTTGATGGATATAGGCTTCGCCCAACAACTACTGAACAAGCAAGGTCAACTGAGCTACATTGCCGTTTTTGATGCCGAGAACCATGCGCAAGACAAATGGCAGGATCTCATAGCAGAGCAAGGGCAATGGATCACCAATAACCAGAGTACCGATCTCGGATCTATTACCGACAGCTTTCATCTCAACCTCACAGCCATGAGCCTACTGGCGTTTTTGGTTGGTTTGTTCATCGCTTATAACGGCGTGAAATACAGCTTACTGAAACGTAATCGACTATTAGTTCAAATTCAGCAAGCCGGTGTAGCACCAAGCATCGTATTTTCTGCTTTGCTCATAGAACTTACCGTTCTGGTAACCCTAGGAGCTTCACTCGGTTTCATTTTGGGTATTCAATTAAGCCACTGGCTCCATCCCACCGTGGCGATAACGCTGGAACAACTATACGGCGCAACACTTCTGCCCGGTACATGGCAGTGGTCATGGTTAGCACAAGCCTTATTGCTTACGTTAGCCGCTACGCTTGTTGCGTGCTGGCAGCACTTTAAGCAACGCGTTCGACAGCCGCTCTCTTCTCATGGTGGTTTTTACCAAGCGCCAGAAAACTCGAACGAAAACCAACTGTTTGTCATTGGTTTAGCGCTAACTGTTATCGCATTGGTAGGCTTGTGGCTCAGTGAACATCATCGCTTCACGATGGCGTGGCTTGGTGTATTAGTGGTGTCGATTCCTTTATATCTGCCCAAAACGCTCAGCGTGTTAGCAAATTGGAGTGAACAGAGAACCCAATCGGGGTTGATGCAGTACCTGTTTGCTGAACTGCGAGAGCTGATATCTCCCCTCTCCCTTGCCATGATGGCGCTGCTTCTTGCGGTTACCGCCAACATGGGAATGAATACCTTAGTTGGTAGCTTTGAGTCCACTCTAAAGCAGTGGCTAGAACAGCGATTGCATGCCGACATTTACGTTAGCCCCGCTCAAGGCGAAATCGCTAATGTCGAGCGCGCATTGGAGCAGTTTGAGAACGTTGAAACCGTTTATAAGCAATACTATGTTGATGATAACTTGCAGGGCCTGCCCACGTTACTTGGCACTAAAGACAAAGATACATTAGAGCAAACCCTGGTGTTCCAATCGCAGCTGGATAACTTTTGGGAGCGCTTCTACCGCGGTGAACTCGTGGCGATCAGTGAACCTACCGCGGTGAAGCTTGGCTTATCACTGAATAGCGAATTTAAGCTAGACTCTATCCCTGACAAATCACTGGTGGTTGGCGCTGTTTTCCATGATTACGGCTCACCCAATGGCGAAGTGTTACTTGCCCCTAGTTTGTGGCTTGAAAGCGGCTTTACGGATTTGCCCACCAGCCTAGGTATTAAAGTCTCTGGCGACCAGCAACAGGTATACGAACAGTTACGCCAACAACTGAATTTGCACCCAAGCCAACTCTACGACCAAGCACAGATCAAATCCCTCGCTTTAGATATCTTTTCACAAACCTTCGCCATCACTCGAGCACTGAATGGCGTCACATTGATGGTCGCGGTGATTGGCTTGTTCTGTGCGTGCTTCATGTTGCTCGATGCGCGCAAGGCCGCTATCGCAAGGCTGTATGCACTAGGCGTGAGCCGCAAAAAGCTGATGGCGATGGTGCTCGGGCAAATCGGTGTGCTTGTGGCTTTTACTCTGGTTATCGCCATCCCACTTGGCGCTATGGTGGGATACGTACTAACAGACATCGTTACCCTACGCGCCTTCGGTTGGAGCTTAAACTACCAGTGGAATTGGAGCGATGCGCTCAGCATTTCCTTCATCACGATTATTGTGGCTGTGATTGCGACACTCATCCCCCTCTGGCGTTTGGTCAGTAAACCAGTGGTGTCTAGCTTGCAAAGTGAGGTGTTGTGA
- a CDS encoding ABC transporter ATP-binding protein: MENPVVTLKQASKSFVDGKDTHSVLDSVDFTLATGASVALTGASGSGKSTLLNLITGFEPLSSGELWLDGENTSAWKDPQWSRFRHQKLGVIFQQFNLLTPLNVKQNIAFPLHLNQQKWGDWCDYLVEALGISELLDRHVSALSGGQQQRVAIARALAHKPKLLLADEPTGNLDHKAGLEVMRLLNKITTQGNTAVLLVTHSPECANFMQTQLVLDDGKLKRADLNKKQASDISYVES, translated from the coding sequence ATGGAAAACCCAGTTGTCACGCTGAAACAGGCCAGTAAAAGCTTTGTTGACGGCAAAGACACCCATAGCGTGTTGGATAGTGTCGACTTCACTTTGGCGACAGGCGCTAGTGTGGCTTTGACAGGAGCAAGTGGCAGCGGGAAAAGCACTCTACTCAATCTCATTACGGGTTTTGAACCGCTCTCAAGTGGCGAGTTATGGCTCGATGGTGAAAATACATCCGCTTGGAAAGACCCACAGTGGAGCCGCTTCCGCCATCAAAAACTGGGCGTTATCTTTCAGCAGTTCAACTTATTAACCCCACTCAACGTGAAACAAAACATCGCGTTCCCGTTGCATTTGAATCAACAAAAATGGGGCGACTGGTGTGATTACTTGGTAGAAGCGTTAGGCATAAGTGAACTACTGGATAGGCATGTATCAGCGCTCTCTGGTGGACAGCAACAACGAGTAGCCATAGCTCGCGCGCTAGCTCATAAACCAAAACTGCTGCTTGCCGATGAACCCACAGGCAACCTTGACCACAAAGCTGGTTTAGAAGTCATGAGGCTACTGAACAAAATCACCACACAAGGCAACACCGCCGTATTACTGGTTACACACAGCCCCGAATGTGCCAATTTTATGCAGACACAACTGGTGTTAGATGATGGAAAGCTGAAGCGAGCCGATTTAAACAAAAAGCAAGCGAGTGACATTTCTTATGTTGAAAGCTAA
- a CDS encoding ricin-type beta-trefoil lectin domain protein: MKLKNVAKVIVASSLVAAPSFLFAAEPNVPTEPPYIVLSDNLDEPNGYGFCIDTYGPGQSELMQTHTCKPKAPEGSPRNYSGHDVRFEYDNETNKIQSYAFEGLCMQGLLAKGKSELALLECSDAKHQGFVYSENDQTIRLKADSSYCLAVTSETQEAGPWVKRPLELIQCEEAEPVLMKWTVVSK, from the coding sequence ATGAAACTGAAAAATGTAGCCAAAGTCATTGTGGCATCTAGCTTAGTTGCTGCCCCTTCATTTCTCTTTGCAGCAGAGCCGAATGTGCCGACAGAGCCTCCATACATTGTATTAAGTGATAATTTAGATGAGCCAAACGGTTATGGATTTTGTATTGATACCTACGGCCCTGGTCAATCCGAATTAATGCAGACCCACACCTGTAAGCCCAAAGCGCCCGAAGGTTCTCCTCGTAACTATTCTGGTCATGATGTGAGATTTGAATACGACAATGAAACAAATAAGATTCAATCTTATGCGTTTGAAGGGTTGTGTATGCAAGGTCTTTTAGCTAAAGGAAAGAGCGAACTCGCGTTACTAGAGTGCAGCGATGCAAAACACCAAGGTTTTGTTTATAGCGAAAATGATCAGACTATTCGATTGAAAGCGGATTCTAGTTACTGTTTGGCTGTGACATCAGAAACTCAAGAAGCCGGTCCTTGGGTAAAACGTCCACTTGAACTGATTCAGTGTGAGGAAGCAGAGCCAGTTCTAATGAAATGGACGGTCGTATCTAAGTAA
- a CDS encoding DUF1499 domain-containing protein has product MTNSRTSRIGTLLLIIAFSAVLAVAVMIFGARLGLWDPIIGFGYIRNYLNPIGLSLLALSTLGLIYQCVTRNRTGAIKSLVAAFIGLSLTAPMIHGMIHPVKRGPAIHDITTDTTNPPKFLVLDDTRAGAKNSLIYAGEEVAAVQRKLHPYIKPIPSSLSAEDAYEKALDVAQNKGWEIVARFPEALRFEATAQTTFFGFIDDVVVKVTPINSESRVDIRSVSRIGRSDKGVNAARIVEFTESFNQ; this is encoded by the coding sequence ATGACGAACAGCCGTACCTCTCGTATTGGAACATTATTACTAATCATCGCTTTTTCCGCTGTGCTAGCGGTTGCCGTGATGATCTTTGGGGCGCGTTTGGGCTTGTGGGATCCCATAATTGGCTTTGGCTACATTCGAAATTATCTCAACCCCATCGGCCTCTCTTTGCTCGCGTTAAGTACTCTCGGGCTCATCTACCAATGTGTTACTCGTAATCGAACTGGGGCTATCAAATCTCTAGTTGCAGCATTCATAGGGCTTAGCCTCACCGCGCCAATGATCCATGGCATGATTCACCCTGTGAAACGTGGACCTGCAATTCATGACATTACAACCGATACCACAAACCCACCTAAATTTTTGGTGCTGGATGATACGCGTGCCGGTGCCAAAAACTCTCTGATTTATGCAGGGGAGGAAGTTGCAGCAGTACAGAGGAAGTTGCACCCATACATTAAGCCAATTCCGTCTAGCCTCTCTGCTGAAGATGCATACGAAAAAGCTCTGGATGTTGCGCAGAACAAAGGTTGGGAAATTGTTGCAAGATTTCCTGAAGCATTACGCTTTGAAGCGACAGCTCAAACAACTTTCTTTGGCTTTATAGACGATGTGGTCGTTAAAGTCACACCGATAAACAGCGAGAGCCGTGTCGACATTCGTAGTGTGTCTCGAATCGGTCGCAGTGATAAAGGAGTCAATGCAGCTCGAATTGTAGAGTTCACCGAAAGTTTTAACCAGTAA
- a CDS encoding efflux RND transporter permease subunit, which produces MSLSNFFINRPIFAWVISIVIMLSGIAAIVSLPVAQYPTIAPPAVTISTSYPGASAKTIEDSVTQVIEQGMTGLDNLLYMASKSDSSGSASVTLTFSADTDPDIAQVQVQNSLQQVSNRLPTAVQNQGTSVTKSTSGFMSVTNLYSPDGSMSAGDIQDYANSNIKDILSRVNGVGEVTIFGPSYAMRIWLDPAKLNSYSLTPVDVSNAVSVQNSQVTVGQLGGTPAVDSQLINASITAQSLLTSVEEFEDILIKVDSDGSQIKLKDVARVELASEESSSIPAYMGKDSSGIAITLATGANSLDTQNAVDAKLEQLSKGFPDGLELVKTTDNNLFIRLSISEVVKTLFEAVGLVFLVMLLFLQNLRATLIPTIAVPVVLLGTFGVMAMLGFSINTLTMFGLVLAIGLLVDDAIVVVENVERLMHEENLSPLEATKKSMGQITSALIGITMVLSVVFIPMAFMSGSTGVIYQQFSLTIVSAMVLSVVVALILTPVLCATLLKPVDKTSSNKFFALFNRGFDKLSSQYRGSVKHALQRPLRFVFVYLMLFAGTAYLYNVLPSSFLPNEDQGDFMVMVTTPTGTTLQKTQEVMLDIKDYFEENESHTVDHVFTVSGFNFSGSGQNAAMAFIGMKDWSERTEPGTDVDSIIGRVMGEFSNYKHAQIFAFSSPAIRELGTSTGFNFYLEDVGAVGHDKLIEFRNQLLAAAAQSPLLQSTRPNGLEDTAQLFLDVDYEKAKVLGLEIDDINQSLSIAWASSYVNDFIDRGRSKKVYIQADAEYRMTPEDLNLWFVRNNNGEMVPISAFSTYHWGQGSPQLQRYNGNPAVEIVGEAASGYSTGEAMDEIDRLAAEISNDVQVSWTGMSYQEIEAGNQAPILYAISILMVFLCLAALYESWSIPIAIILVVPLGILGALAAIMLRGLENDVYFQVGVLTTIGLTAKNAILIVEFAKELYEKGVNIIDATVQACEMRLRPIIMTSLAFGLGVLPLVLSTGAGANARNAIGTSVLGGMMGATLLVIYFAPLFFVLICKLFKSDDKAEIANKAEQPN; this is translated from the coding sequence ATGTCCTTATCGAACTTTTTTATCAACAGACCAATCTTTGCTTGGGTGATTTCCATTGTCATTATGCTTTCAGGCATTGCGGCTATCGTCTCTTTGCCAGTCGCACAATACCCAACAATTGCACCGCCAGCCGTGACCATTTCAACGTCTTACCCTGGCGCTTCAGCAAAAACAATTGAAGACAGCGTTACTCAGGTCATCGAACAAGGCATGACAGGGTTAGATAACTTGTTATACATGGCGTCTAAAAGTGACTCTTCTGGTAGTGCGAGTGTTACCTTGACGTTTAGCGCAGACACCGACCCCGATATCGCTCAGGTACAAGTGCAGAACAGCTTACAGCAAGTGAGTAATCGCCTGCCGACAGCGGTACAAAATCAAGGTACTTCTGTCACCAAGAGTACGTCAGGTTTTATGTCGGTAACCAACTTATATTCTCCTGACGGCAGCATGAGTGCGGGAGATATTCAAGATTACGCTAACTCAAACATTAAGGACATCTTAAGCCGTGTGAACGGTGTGGGCGAAGTGACTATTTTCGGCCCATCTTATGCGATGCGTATCTGGTTAGACCCTGCAAAATTGAACAGCTATAGCCTGACGCCTGTTGATGTTTCGAATGCAGTATCGGTTCAAAACAGCCAAGTGACCGTTGGACAACTAGGCGGAACGCCAGCCGTTGATTCTCAGTTAATTAATGCCAGTATCACGGCGCAAAGCCTACTAACCAGCGTGGAAGAGTTTGAAGATATCTTAATCAAAGTCGACAGTGACGGCTCTCAAATTAAGCTCAAAGACGTCGCACGTGTCGAGTTAGCCAGTGAAGAATCTTCATCTATTCCTGCTTACATGGGTAAGGACTCTTCTGGTATTGCGATCACCCTTGCTACCGGCGCGAACTCGTTAGACACACAAAATGCGGTTGATGCAAAACTTGAACAACTTTCAAAAGGTTTTCCGGATGGACTAGAACTGGTTAAAACCACCGACAATAACTTATTTATCCGTTTATCCATCAGTGAAGTGGTCAAAACCCTTTTTGAAGCGGTTGGGCTTGTCTTTCTCGTCATGTTGCTGTTTTTGCAAAACTTACGAGCAACCTTGATTCCAACAATCGCCGTGCCCGTCGTACTTCTTGGTACTTTTGGTGTCATGGCAATGCTTGGATTCTCGATAAATACTTTAACCATGTTTGGTTTAGTCTTGGCTATCGGCCTTCTGGTTGATGACGCCATTGTTGTTGTGGAAAACGTTGAACGTTTAATGCATGAAGAGAACCTATCTCCTCTTGAAGCAACCAAAAAATCAATGGGACAAATTACCAGTGCCTTAATCGGTATTACGATGGTGTTGTCGGTTGTATTTATTCCTATGGCCTTCATGTCAGGGTCAACGGGCGTTATCTACCAACAATTCTCTTTGACGATTGTTTCAGCAATGGTGTTATCTGTTGTTGTGGCATTGATTCTGACTCCCGTATTGTGCGCAACGCTTCTAAAGCCTGTCGATAAAACATCGAGCAATAAATTTTTTGCACTGTTTAACCGAGGGTTCGACAAGCTCTCCAGCCAATACCGAGGTTCAGTTAAACACGCTTTACAACGTCCACTGCGCTTCGTTTTTGTTTATCTAATGCTTTTTGCCGGCACGGCTTACCTATACAACGTGCTACCAAGTTCATTTTTGCCAAATGAAGACCAAGGTGACTTCATGGTGATGGTCACCACACCAACAGGGACCACATTACAAAAAACACAAGAAGTGATGTTGGATATCAAAGATTATTTTGAAGAGAACGAATCACATACTGTCGACCACGTGTTTACCGTGTCTGGATTCAACTTTTCAGGCTCTGGGCAAAATGCAGCGATGGCATTCATTGGCATGAAAGATTGGTCAGAAAGGACAGAACCCGGAACCGATGTGGATTCCATTATCGGCCGTGTCATGGGTGAGTTTTCAAATTACAAACATGCACAGATCTTTGCTTTTAGTAGCCCAGCAATTCGAGAACTTGGTACTTCAACGGGTTTTAACTTCTACCTAGAAGACGTGGGGGCTGTTGGCCATGACAAACTGATTGAGTTCAGAAACCAGTTACTGGCGGCGGCGGCTCAAAGTCCATTATTGCAAAGTACACGACCAAACGGCCTTGAGGATACCGCGCAACTATTCCTTGATGTCGACTATGAAAAAGCGAAAGTTCTAGGTCTAGAAATTGATGACATAAACCAGTCATTATCGATTGCTTGGGCATCGTCATACGTGAATGACTTCATCGATCGTGGTCGCTCTAAGAAGGTTTACATTCAAGCCGATGCTGAATATCGCATGACACCAGAAGACCTGAACTTATGGTTTGTGCGTAACAACAACGGTGAGATGGTGCCAATCTCAGCTTTCAGTACTTATCACTGGGGTCAAGGCTCACCACAGTTACAACGTTATAACGGCAACCCTGCAGTAGAAATCGTCGGTGAAGCAGCTTCTGGTTACAGTACTGGTGAAGCGATGGATGAAATCGATAGATTAGCCGCAGAGATTTCAAACGATGTACAGGTGAGCTGGACGGGAATGTCCTATCAAGAGATCGAAGCTGGCAACCAAGCGCCAATTCTGTACGCGATCTCCATCTTGATGGTTTTCCTCTGCTTAGCCGCTTTGTATGAAAGCTGGAGCATTCCAATTGCGATTATTCTGGTGGTTCCATTAGGGATACTCGGCGCACTGGCTGCGATCATGTTGCGAGGGCTAGAGAACGATGTTTACTTCCAAGTGGGCGTTTTAACTACTATTGGTTTAACCGCCAAAAACGCAATTCTGATTGTTGAGTTTGCAAAAGAGCTTTATGAAAAAGGCGTCAACATTATTGATGCAACGGTACAAGCCTGTGAAATGCGTCTGCGCCCGATAATCATGACATCACTGGCGTTTGGACTCGGCGTGTTGCCATTGGTACTAAGTACGGGAGCTGGTGCTAATGCTCGTAACGCGATTGGTACGTCTGTTCTGGGCGGCATGATGGGTGCGACATTATTGGTAATCTACTTCGCTCCGCTATTTTTTGTCTTGATCTGCAAATTGTTCAAATCAGATGACAAAGCAGAAATAGCGAACAAAGCCGAACAGCCAAACTGA